Proteins encoded within one genomic window of Pygocentrus nattereri isolate fPygNat1 chromosome 9, fPygNat1.pri, whole genome shotgun sequence:
- the ptges3b gene encoding prostaglandin E synthase 3b: MHPATAKWYDRRDYVFIEFCVEDSKDVEVNFEKSKFGFSCLGGTDHVKHSNEIDLFEAIDQNESKHRRTDRSVLCCLRKAESGKAWPRLTKEKAKLNWLSVDFNNWKDWEDDSDEENFDRFSEMMNSMGGEDELPDLDVADDESADSDDEKMPDLE, encoded by the exons AT GCATCCAGCAACTGCAAAGTGGTACGACAGGAGGGACTACGTTTTCATTGAGTTTTGTGTGGAGGACAGCAAAGATGTGGAAGTAAACTTTGAGAAGTCCAAATTTGGTTTCAG TTGTCTTGGTGGAACTGACCATGTCAAGCACTCAAATGAAATTGACCTCTTTGAAGCCATTGATCAAAAT GAGTCAAAACACAGACGCACAGATCGGTCAGTGTTGTGTTGTTTACGGAAAGCAGAATCTGGGAAAGCATGGCCAAgattaacaaaagaaaaagcaaag CTCAACTGGTTAAGCGTTGACTTCAACAACTGGAAAGACTGGGAAGATGATTCTGATGAGGAGAACTTTGACCGTTTTTCAGAG ATGATGAACAGCATGGGAGGAGAGGATGAATTACCAGACTTGGATGTAGCAGATGAT GAGTCTGCAGACAGTGATGATGAAA AAATGCCTGATCTAGAATAG
- the LOC119264070 gene encoding secreted frizzled-related protein 5 isoform X1 has protein sequence MTLFVSALLLLLAAWSSRAMPDGHWEPQGSSRCIPIPSSMALCQGLGYNTMRMPNLLGHESPAEAVQQSASWLPLLARECHLHARIFLCSLFAPVCLERIISPCRSLCESVQDRCAPIMNCYGYPWPRILHCDQFPKDHLMCISSVTHMPNSTSNGRRAVPQASCTDCELEETTSAKELLELFCKSDFVVKVRLEPSNSSSSALAKFSLGSRLDVFKHGPLVGGEMRGRLALWLERDATCVGNLIRHHPQGATFLLTGTVTGERLLVNKAFSWNKHQRQLSQAARKWKRHRCRG, from the exons ATGACTCTGTTTGTGTCTGCTTTGCTGCTACTCCTGGCAGCCTGGAGCTCACGGGCCATGCCTGATGGGCACTGGGAGCCGCAGGGCTCATCTCGTTGCATCCCCATCCCTTCCAGCATGGCTCTGTGCCAGGGGCTGGGCTACAATACTATGCGTATGCCCAACCTGCTGGGGCACGAGTCGCCTGCTGAGGCTGTCCAGCAGAGCGCCAGCTGGCTGCCTTTGCTTGCCCGCGAATGCCACCTGCATGCTCGGATCTTCCTCTGCTCACTCTTCGCCCCGGTGTGTCTCGAAAG GATCATTTCTCCGTGTCGGAGTTTGTGTGAGTCTGTACAGGACAGGTGTGCTCCCATCATGAACTGCTACGGCTACCCGTGGCCCAGAATCCTGCATTGTGACCAGTTCCCCAAAGACCACCTGATGTGCATCTCCTCAGTCACACACATGCCAAACAGCACCAGCAATGGCCGCAGAG CAGTGCCACAAGCCAGCTGCACAGACTGTGAGTTAGAGGAGACCACATCAGCCAAAGAGCTGCTAGAGTTGTTCTGCAAGAGTGATTTTG TGGTTAAAGTACGCTTAGAACCATccaactccagcagctcagcTCTGGCTAAGTTCTCCCTGGGTTCTCGGCTGGATGTTTTTAAGCACGGGCCACTGGTGGGAGGGGAAATGAGGGGCAGGCTGGCATTGTGGCTGGAGCGGGATGCCACCTGTGTGGGCAACCTGATCAGGCATCATCCTCAGGGCGCCACCTTCCTTCTGACGGGCACTGTGACAGGCGAGAGACTACTGGTCAACAAGGCTTTTAGCTGGAATAAACACCAACGACAACTCAGCCAGGCTGCACGGAAATGGAAACGTCATCGGTGTAGAGGGTAG
- the LOC119264070 gene encoding secreted frizzled-related protein 5 isoform X2, with the protein MTLFVSALLLLLAAWSSRAMPDGHWEPQGSSRCIPIPSSMALCQGLGYNTMRMPNLLGHESPAEAVQQSASWLPLLARECHLHARIFLCSLFAPVCLERIISPCRSLCESVQDRCAPIMNCYGYPWPRILHCDQFPKDHLMCISSVTHMPNSTSNGRRVPQASCTDCELEETTSAKELLELFCKSDFVVKVRLEPSNSSSSALAKFSLGSRLDVFKHGPLVGGEMRGRLALWLERDATCVGNLIRHHPQGATFLLTGTVTGERLLVNKAFSWNKHQRQLSQAARKWKRHRCRG; encoded by the exons ATGACTCTGTTTGTGTCTGCTTTGCTGCTACTCCTGGCAGCCTGGAGCTCACGGGCCATGCCTGATGGGCACTGGGAGCCGCAGGGCTCATCTCGTTGCATCCCCATCCCTTCCAGCATGGCTCTGTGCCAGGGGCTGGGCTACAATACTATGCGTATGCCCAACCTGCTGGGGCACGAGTCGCCTGCTGAGGCTGTCCAGCAGAGCGCCAGCTGGCTGCCTTTGCTTGCCCGCGAATGCCACCTGCATGCTCGGATCTTCCTCTGCTCACTCTTCGCCCCGGTGTGTCTCGAAAG GATCATTTCTCCGTGTCGGAGTTTGTGTGAGTCTGTACAGGACAGGTGTGCTCCCATCATGAACTGCTACGGCTACCCGTGGCCCAGAATCCTGCATTGTGACCAGTTCCCCAAAGACCACCTGATGTGCATCTCCTCAGTCACACACATGCCAAACAGCACCAGCAATGGCCGCAGAG TGCCACAAGCCAGCTGCACAGACTGTGAGTTAGAGGAGACCACATCAGCCAAAGAGCTGCTAGAGTTGTTCTGCAAGAGTGATTTTG TGGTTAAAGTACGCTTAGAACCATccaactccagcagctcagcTCTGGCTAAGTTCTCCCTGGGTTCTCGGCTGGATGTTTTTAAGCACGGGCCACTGGTGGGAGGGGAAATGAGGGGCAGGCTGGCATTGTGGCTGGAGCGGGATGCCACCTGTGTGGGCAACCTGATCAGGCATCATCCTCAGGGCGCCACCTTCCTTCTGACGGGCACTGTGACAGGCGAGAGACTACTGGTCAACAAGGCTTTTAGCTGGAATAAACACCAACGACAACTCAGCCAGGCTGCACGGAAATGGAAACGTCATCGGTGTAGAGGGTAG